One region of Gigantopelta aegis isolate Gae_Host chromosome 7, Gae_host_genome, whole genome shotgun sequence genomic DNA includes:
- the LOC121378033 gene encoding growth hormone secretagogue receptor type 1-like has product MCNVNNSSSCNSELPLENLDTANMFITVLNVIFVFVIIFGNALTVTAIASFRQLQYPSNMMIAALSLADILMGVAYTPLKLMRAHAPVFLERREICLTFMFTSHLCSLNAIMFLSLLSIERFYAVQFPFHYHAHVTVKTSIICNVVASVVLPMFIIPMVCGTDLWDSSVCYAPTLYPQVYTNILTSLSFAMMFIGFLCFLRVAAVELRFRRRRVRVVHEPTSTAAPDPETEITRDNNTTVNLQSEAANEIEIKGRNSAKTKVVLIAYAVSMCLWTPHIVVYIWDSNTKQHQNPYVFRVVSLLDLSSSAINFFLYGWKNRKFRHAYFRLLGLKK; this is encoded by the coding sequence ATGTGTAACGTCAACAACAGCAGTAGCTGTAACAGCGAGCTACCCTTGGAAAACCTAGACACAGCAAACATGTTCATCACTGTCCTGAATGTTATTTTCGTCTTTGTTATCATATTCGGAAATGCTCTAACTGTCACGGCCATCGCAAGTTTCCGACAGTTACAGTATCCTAGCAACATGATGATAGCGGCGCTGTCATTGGCCGATATTCTGATGGGTGTGGCCTACACGCCGCTCAAACTGATGCGCGCGCACGCCCCGGTGTTCTTGGAAAGGCGGGAAATATGTCTAACTTTCATGTTCACTTCGCACCTCTGCTCCCTGAACGCGATCATGTTTTTATCGCTGCTGTCCATAGAGCGCTTCTATGCGGTGCAGTTTCCCTTTCATTATCACGCCCACGTGACCGTTAAAACCAGCATCATCTGTAACGTCGTCGCGAGTGTGGTTTTGCCTATGTTTATCATTCCCATGGTTTGCGGAACGGATCTGTGGGACTCGAGTGTATGCTATGCCCCGACGCTCTACCCACAGGTCTACACAAACATCCTAACGAGCTTAAGTTTCGCCATGATGTTCATTGGGTTTCTCTGCTTCCTCAGGGTGGCAGCCGTGGAACTACGTTTCCGACGACGTCGCGTGAGGGTCGTGCACGAACCGACCAGTACAGCGGCACCGGATCCGGAAACGGAGATAACGCGCGACAATAATACTACTGTAAATCTTCAGTCGGAGGCAGCCAACGAGATCGAGATAAAGGGAAGGAACTCCGCCAAGACGAAAGTGGTGCTGATTGCCTACGCGGTTTCGATGTGTCTCTGGACCCCCCACATCGTCGTTTACATCTGGGACTCGAACACGAAGCAGCACCAGAACCCGTATGTTTTTAGAGTGGTCTCCCTTTTGGATCTCTCCAGTTCTGCGATCAATTTCTTCTTGTACGGGTGGAAAAACAGGAAGTTTAGACACGCTTACTTTCGGCTTTTGGGACTGAAGAAGTGA